A region of Paenibacillus thiaminolyticus DNA encodes the following proteins:
- a CDS encoding SUKH-4 family immunity protein produces MISPREFRKKWDSEKNGKLINYSAEHLEKLPLSKEDRLFLSEAGLPASAPPYLEFKTVQNLYDQKNNNCKVKEEYLPIGTTGGGDYVYINTYNRNIIYLDSGNQNKEVFINSTINQLAECILLFSNMIDKAIDTNGEDAYLDNDIPPELITWITNEIKRADPKSLEEGAFWHTELKELINE; encoded by the coding sequence ATGATTTCACCACGCGAGTTTAGGAAGAAATGGGATTCCGAAAAAAATGGAAAACTTATTAATTATTCTGCTGAGCACCTTGAGAAATTACCACTCTCAAAAGAAGATAGATTATTTTTGAGCGAAGCTGGATTACCCGCGTCTGCTCCTCCATATCTAGAATTTAAAACAGTACAAAATTTATATGATCAAAAAAATAACAATTGTAAAGTGAAAGAGGAATATCTCCCAATAGGTACTACAGGGGGAGGCGATTATGTCTATATAAACACATATAATAGGAACATAATATATCTCGACAGTGGAAATCAAAATAAAGAAGTTTTCATTAACTCCACTATTAATCAACTTGCTGAATGTATACTTTTATTTTCAAATATGATAGATAAAGCTATTGATACAAATGGTGAAGACGCTTATCTTGATAATGATATTCCTCCTGAGTTAATAACTTGGATTACGAATGAAATAAAGCGTGCAGATCCAAAATCTCTAGAAGAAGGAGCATTTTGGCACACAGAACTCAAAGAATTAATAAATGAATAG
- a CDS encoding RHS repeat-associated core domain-containing protein translates to MDGLGDAYYYLNNQHGDVVHITNRLGGIVNSYEYDAFGHTLSATEGIPNRFRYAGEQFDPVTQQYYLRARFYNPIIARFTQEDEYRGDGLNLYAYVGNNPIRYVDPSGYSCEEKGNVYGKGENFDAIRGYRGRDLTNLPKEYLIDPRLMVEMNYKGKGASGTNSAGWERNSKKFFKELLKRNPEFWSEKNTSEIRRGRAPEVDEHFVKYFPQYMDYLEDPLRHHHIGEGGQAAALPVTLHPGYGGVHNIEKEWGITGVDDIIANRLDTLLRR, encoded by the coding sequence GTGGACGGCCTTGGAGATGCCTACTACTACCTGAACAACCAGCACGGCGACGTCGTGCATATCACGAACCGGCTGGGCGGCATCGTCAACAGCTACGAGTACGACGCCTTCGGCCATACCTTGTCCGCCACCGAAGGCATCCCGAACCGCTTCCGCTACGCGGGCGAGCAGTTCGACCCCGTCACGCAGCAATATTACCTGCGCGCGCGGTTCTACAACCCGATCATTGCCCGGTTCACCCAGGAGGACGAGTACCGCGGCGACGGCCTGAACCTGTACGCGTATGTGGGTAATAACCCGATACGGTATGTGGACCCGAGCGGGTATTCGTGTGAGGAAAAAGGGAATGTTTATGGCAAGGGTGAAAATTTTGATGCTATAAGAGGTTATAGGGGAAGAGATTTAACTAATTTACCAAAAGAGTATCTAATTGATCCTAGATTAATGGTTGAAATGAATTATAAAGGTAAAGGCGCTTCGGGAACGAATTCAGCTGGTTGGGAAAGAAACTCAAAAAAATTCTTTAAAGAATTGCTTAAGAGAAACCCAGAGTTTTGGAGCGAAAAAAATACATCGGAAATTAGGAGAGGTAGGGCTCCAGAAGTTGATGAGCACTTTGTAAAATATTTTCCTCAATATATGGATTATTTAGAAGATCCATTGAGACACCATCATATTGGAGAAGGTGGCCAAGCCGCAGCTTTGCCAGTCACATTGCACCCTGGCTATGGTGGGGTTCATAATATTGAAAAAGAATGGGGAATAACAGGCGTGGATGATATAATTGCAAACAGATTAGATACCTTATTAAGGAGATGA
- a CDS encoding DUF3349 domain-containing protein, with the protein MNFDVYIYSLVSLGGKPIPKYLESTYMMLKSTFPNGIGDEEYFPLISLLYEYMSDRNLAKVISSITEKDITITINDIQKQCQQTSQVMKS; encoded by the coding sequence GTGAATTTTGATGTATATATTTACTCTCTAGTATCTTTAGGAGGTAAGCCAATTCCAAAGTACTTGGAAAGCACATATATGATGTTAAAAAGTACTTTTCCTAATGGTATTGGAGATGAGGAATACTTTCCACTCATTTCCTTGCTTTACGAGTATATGTCTGACAGAAATTTAGCTAAGGTTATTTCGTCAATCACTGAAAAAGACATAACTATCACTATTAATGACATTCAAAAACAGTGTCAGCAAACCTCGCAAGTGATGAAGTCATAG
- a CDS encoding SecY-interacting protein Syd, translated as MSVKEELAHYYDELLSYWNNTFGTLPKIPFDEEANPLLYQGEPDEDEYVSWKPIVKEEQEDFEAIETNIDLHLHSSIKEYFNSFWFLNLQGFYNSKLIILEPVEPGMDINNFFVNQKKYEEHQGKIIKNIQLGYISPENMAVMVNNETGEILQEDFETGHTTVIAKSLEELIKGLRVTR; from the coding sequence GTGAGTGTCAAAGAAGAATTAGCCCATTATTATGATGAATTACTGAGTTACTGGAATAATACTTTTGGAACTTTACCAAAGATCCCATTTGATGAAGAGGCTAATCCCTTATTATATCAAGGCGAACCGGATGAAGATGAGTATGTCTCTTGGAAGCCGATAGTAAAAGAAGAGCAGGAAGATTTTGAAGCGATTGAGACGAATATTGATTTACATTTACATTCATCTATAAAGGAGTATTTTAATTCCTTTTGGTTTTTAAACCTTCAGGGTTTTTATAATTCAAAGTTAATTATTCTAGAACCTGTTGAACCAGGTATGGACATTAATAATTTTTTTGTTAATCAAAAAAAATACGAGGAACATCAAGGAAAAATAATAAAAAATATTCAACTTGGTTACATTTCACCAGAGAATATGGCAGTGATGGTCAACAACGAGACTGGAGAAATTCTACAAGAAGATTTTGAAACAGGGCATACTACTGTGATTGCCAAATCTTTAGAAGAACTTATTAAAGGCTTACGAGTCACAAGATAA
- a CDS encoding helix-turn-helix domain-containing protein — translation MIFEVVQLYKRIRDLREMKNMTQTQIAAYLNCSQRIYSNYERGDVDIPTRILIQLADLHNTSTDYLLNRTDLKEPYPPSKKRK, via the coding sequence ATGATATTTGAGGTGGTACAATTGTACAAACGAATTCGAGATCTGCGAGAAATGAAGAACATGACACAGACACAAATCGCCGCATATCTCAATTGCAGCCAACGTATTTACAGCAACTACGAACGCGGTGATGTTGACATACCAACCAGAATCCTAATCCAACTGGCTGATCTGCACAACACGAGTACAGACTATCTTTTAAACCGAACGGATCTTAAGGAGCCTTACCCGCCAAGCAAAAAACGTAAATAA